One Staphylococcus ratti DNA segment encodes these proteins:
- the ilvA gene encoding threonine ammonia-lyase IlvA produces MTVTTPTLSTNEIDEAFLRIKDTVKTTPLERDHYLSLKYQCNVYLKREDLQWVRSFKLRGAYNAISVLTTEQQAQGITCASAGNHAQGVAFTARQLNLNAVIFMPVTTPNQKINQVKFFGDTNVEIKLIGDTFDDCLKEALHYTEKHQMTFIDPFDNLYTIAGQGTIAKEIINQAHDNQIEFDYVFGAIGGGGLMSGVSTYFKAYSPSTQCIGVEPLGASSMFQSVSQNRIVRLENIDKFVDGASVAKVGALTFNICKNFIDDYVLVDEGAVCSTILDMYSKQAIVAEPAGALSVSALEHYKEQIKGKTVVCVISGGNNDINRMKEIEERSLLFEEMKHYFILNFPQRPGALKQFVNDVLGPDDDITKFEYLKKASQNTGTVIIGIQLKYHHDLEQLKANINQFDTKNIYINENKMLYSLLI; encoded by the coding sequence ATGACAGTGACAACCCCGACATTAAGTACAAATGAGATAGATGAAGCTTTTTTACGTATTAAAGATACCGTTAAAACTACGCCTCTAGAACGAGATCATTATTTGTCATTAAAATATCAATGTAATGTCTATTTAAAACGTGAAGATTTACAATGGGTACGCTCATTTAAACTACGTGGTGCTTATAATGCTATTTCTGTACTTACAACAGAGCAACAAGCTCAAGGCATTACTTGTGCAAGTGCAGGTAATCATGCACAAGGTGTGGCATTTACAGCACGCCAACTCAATTTAAATGCTGTGATATTCATGCCTGTCACTACACCTAACCAAAAAATTAATCAAGTGAAATTTTTTGGAGATACGAACGTTGAAATTAAACTCATTGGTGATACATTTGATGATTGTTTAAAAGAAGCATTGCACTACACTGAAAAGCATCAAATGACATTTATCGATCCTTTTGACAATCTCTATACCATCGCAGGCCAAGGTACAATTGCAAAAGAAATTATTAACCAAGCACATGACAATCAAATTGAATTTGATTATGTCTTCGGAGCAATTGGTGGTGGTGGCTTAATGTCAGGTGTGTCCACATATTTTAAAGCCTACTCTCCTTCTACACAATGTATTGGTGTGGAGCCATTAGGCGCAAGCAGTATGTTTCAATCTGTTTCACAAAATCGCATTGTGCGGTTAGAAAATATTGATAAATTTGTTGATGGTGCCTCTGTAGCTAAAGTAGGCGCACTGACTTTCAACATTTGTAAAAATTTCATAGATGATTACGTACTAGTTGATGAAGGCGCCGTTTGTTCTACAATTTTAGATATGTATTCTAAACAAGCCATTGTTGCTGAACCTGCAGGCGCACTGAGTGTAAGCGCACTTGAACATTATAAAGAACAAATAAAAGGCAAAACAGTAGTCTGTGTAATCAGTGGCGGGAACAATGACATTAATCGAATGAAAGAAATCGAAGAACGTTCATTGCTATTTGAAGAAATGAAGCATTACTTTATTTTAAACTTCCCTCAACGACCTGGTGCACTTAAACAGTTTGTAAATGATGTGTTAGGTCCTGATGATGATATTACTAAGTTTGAATATCTCAAAAAAGCGTCGCAAAATACAGGTACTGTCATTATTGGTATTCAGCTTAAATATCATCATGATTTAGAACAACTCAAAGCAAACATTAACCAATTTGATACTAAAAACATCTATATTAACGAAAATAAAATGCTTTATTCCTTATTAATTTAA
- the leuD gene encoding 3-isopropylmalate dehydratase small subunit: MEIKPFTRYSGKVVPLFHDNIDTDQIIPKVHLKRITKTGFGPFLFDEWRYLKNGEPNPAFILNQAPYEDATILVTGDNFGCGSSREHAAWALKDYGFQVVIAKSFSDIFYMNCTKNALLPIRLDDEARQKIVEAEVITIDLPKQVVHANGHQFHFEIEERWKHKFINGLDDIAITLAYEKDIEAYELNH, from the coding sequence ATGGAAATTAAACCCTTTACACGATATTCTGGGAAAGTTGTTCCTTTATTTCACGACAATATTGATACTGACCAAATCATACCTAAAGTACACCTCAAACGCATAACAAAAACAGGCTTTGGACCCTTTCTGTTTGATGAATGGCGCTATTTAAAAAATGGTGAACCCAATCCAGCGTTCATTTTAAATCAAGCGCCTTATGAAGATGCCACAATATTAGTAACTGGAGATAACTTTGGCTGTGGCTCAAGTCGTGAACATGCTGCGTGGGCGCTTAAAGACTATGGCTTCCAAGTTGTAATTGCCAAAAGTTTTAGTGATATTTTTTATATGAATTGCACAAAAAATGCCTTGTTACCTATACGATTAGATGATGAAGCAAGGCAAAAAATCGTAGAAGCCGAAGTAATTACAATTGATTTGCCCAAACAAGTCGTTCATGCAAATGGACATCAATTCCATTTCGAAATTGAAGAACGATGGAAACATAAATTTATCAATGGCTTAGATGATATTGCCATCACACTAGCTTATGAAAAGGACATAGAAGCTTATGAATTAAACCATTAA
- the leuC gene encoding 3-isopropylmalate dehydratase large subunit, which yields MGQTLFDKIWQNHVITGVEGEPQLLYIDLHLIHEVTSPQAFEGLRLQNRTLRRPDLTFATLDHNVPTVDIFNIQDEIANNQIRALQQNCKDFDVKLFDMGSDEQGIVHMVGPEMGLTQPGKTIVCGDSHTATHGAFGAIAFGIGTSEVEHVFATQTLWQIKPKNLKIEVTGDLPQGVYAKDIILYLISQYGVDFGTGYALEFAGETIEALSMESRMTLCNMAIEAGAKYGLVRPDDTTYTYLEGRPYIHNLEHQRTHWQKLYSDKDAHFDKVISLDVSHLEPQVTWGTSPEMGGNFSSPFPEIKNGNDARAYQYMSLQPGQTAKDIPLGYVFLGSCTNARLSDLIEASHFIKGRKVHPNITAIVVPGSRQVKKQAESLGIDTLFKEAGFEWREPGCSMCLGMNPDQVPDGVHCASTSNRNFEGRQGKGARTHLVSPAMAAAAAIHGHFVDVRKVAKSL from the coding sequence ATGGGACAAACGCTATTTGACAAAATTTGGCAAAATCATGTCATTACCGGAGTAGAAGGTGAACCTCAACTGTTATATATTGATTTACACCTTATTCATGAGGTCACCTCTCCTCAAGCTTTTGAAGGTTTGAGATTGCAAAATAGAACCTTACGCCGACCTGATTTAACATTTGCAACTTTAGATCATAACGTGCCTACTGTCGATATTTTTAATATTCAAGATGAGATTGCAAACAATCAAATTCGTGCGCTACAGCAAAATTGTAAAGATTTTGATGTGAAATTGTTCGATATGGGTTCTGACGAGCAAGGAATTGTTCATATGGTTGGACCTGAAATGGGATTAACACAGCCCGGAAAAACAATCGTATGTGGAGACTCTCATACTGCCACACACGGCGCATTTGGAGCTATTGCTTTCGGAATTGGAACAAGTGAAGTGGAACACGTTTTCGCTACACAAACGCTCTGGCAAATTAAACCTAAAAATTTAAAAATTGAAGTTACAGGTGACTTGCCTCAAGGTGTATACGCAAAAGATATTATCTTGTACTTAATCAGCCAATACGGTGTCGACTTTGGAACAGGCTATGCGCTAGAGTTTGCCGGTGAAACGATAGAAGCACTTTCTATGGAAAGTCGAATGACACTATGTAATATGGCAATTGAAGCTGGCGCTAAATACGGCCTTGTACGCCCGGATGACACGACCTACACGTACCTTGAAGGACGACCTTATATTCATAACTTAGAGCATCAACGCACTCATTGGCAAAAATTGTATAGTGATAAAGACGCGCACTTCGATAAAGTCATTTCACTTGATGTATCACACCTAGAACCTCAAGTCACTTGGGGAACAAGTCCTGAAATGGGCGGTAACTTTTCCTCACCATTTCCTGAAATTAAAAATGGCAATGATGCGCGTGCGTATCAATATATGTCGTTACAACCCGGACAAACTGCTAAAGATATACCTTTAGGCTATGTATTTTTAGGCTCATGTACTAACGCGCGCTTGTCTGACCTTATTGAAGCCAGTCATTTTATTAAAGGACGTAAAGTCCATCCAAACATTACCGCTATCGTCGTTCCTGGTTCAAGACAAGTAAAAAAACAAGCCGAATCATTAGGTATTGATACCCTTTTCAAAGAAGCAGGATTTGAATGGCGTGAACCAGGATGTAGTATGTGCTTAGGTATGAATCCAGATCAAGTTCCAGACGGCGTCCATTGTGCGTCCACAAGTAACCGCAATTTTGAAGGTCGCCAAGGTAAAGGTGCACGTACGCATTTAGTTTCACCTGCCATGGCTGCAGCTGCAGCGATTCATGGGCACTTTGTAGATGTAAGAAAGGTGGCAAAATCACTATGA
- the leuB gene encoding 3-isopropylmalate dehydrogenase: protein MTKRLVALAGDGIGPEIMSGTLEVLQQLSQKFQFEYELEEHLLGGCAIDQLGIPLPESTLTACKNAHAILLGAIGGPKWQMAPVRPEQGLLKLRHSLKLFANIRPTKVLPEMVKLSPLKPAIIENTDFIIVRELTGGIYFGEPRILDTDSATDTLVYTQSEIENIAHVAFQLAKTRRYKVTSVDKENVLASSKLWRRTIEAVAKQYPEVELEHLLVDACSMKLIQNPQQFDVIVTENLFGDILSDEASMLPGSLGLSPSASLGQHGLRLYEPIHGSAPDIAGQNKANPFGMLLSLSMCLRETFELSHVADMLETCIQQLIAQNHTTEDLNGQHTTHDIFKLVKQYIKEA, encoded by the coding sequence ATGACAAAGCGTCTTGTCGCACTAGCAGGTGATGGTATCGGTCCTGAAATCATGTCTGGGACACTAGAAGTATTACAACAATTATCTCAAAAATTTCAATTTGAATACGAACTTGAGGAACATCTTTTAGGTGGTTGCGCTATAGACCAACTTGGGATACCGCTTCCAGAATCTACACTAACTGCTTGTAAAAATGCGCATGCGATTCTTTTAGGAGCAATTGGTGGACCTAAATGGCAAATGGCACCCGTTCGTCCTGAACAAGGTTTATTGAAATTACGACATTCTTTAAAACTTTTTGCTAATATCCGTCCAACAAAGGTTTTGCCAGAAATGGTTAAACTTTCTCCACTAAAACCAGCGATTATAGAAAATACTGATTTCATTATCGTTCGTGAATTAACAGGAGGTATTTACTTTGGTGAACCCCGAATTTTAGATACGGACAGTGCTACGGATACACTAGTGTATACACAATCAGAAATTGAAAATATTGCACATGTTGCATTTCAACTTGCAAAGACACGGCGATATAAAGTCACATCTGTCGATAAAGAAAATGTCCTTGCAAGTAGTAAATTATGGCGCCGCACTATTGAAGCAGTCGCAAAACAGTATCCTGAAGTTGAACTTGAACATCTTTTAGTCGATGCCTGTAGTATGAAACTCATACAAAACCCACAACAATTTGATGTTATCGTCACTGAAAATTTATTTGGAGATATATTAAGTGATGAAGCCTCTATGTTGCCAGGTTCTTTAGGACTATCCCCTTCTGCTAGTTTGGGACAACACGGTCTTAGATTATATGAACCTATTCACGGTTCTGCGCCGGACATCGCCGGTCAAAATAAAGCTAATCCCTTTGGCATGCTTTTATCGTTATCGATGTGTTTAAGAGAAACATTTGAACTCAGTCATGTTGCGGATATGCTTGAAACTTGCATTCAACAACTCATCGCTCAAAATCATACAACCGAAGACCTTAACGGTCAACACACCACGCACGATATTTTTAAACTAGTAAAACAGTACATCAAGGAGGCGTAA
- a CDS encoding 2-isopropylmalate synthase, which translates to MKSHIQIFDTTLRDGEQTPGVSFSFDERLAIAKQLELWGVDVIEAGFPASSQGSFDSVKAIAQTLKKATVTGLARCKQSDIDAVYEATKEAVNPSIHVFIATSPIHLESKLNMTESEVLSSITQHVTYAKTLFDVVQFSPEDATRTPLPFLIESVQAAVDAGATVINIPDTVGYSYPTEYGHIFKTLIETNQSENEIIFSAHCHDDLGLAVANSMAAIENGAKRIEGAVNGIGERAGNTALEEIALALYVRQDHYKIESNIQLNQTKATSDLVARYAGLAVPRNKAIVGRNAFSHESGIHQDGFLKNPETYEIMTPQLVGIKQTELPLGKLSGKHAFQEKLKQLGYDIDAEKQKVLFKAFKNIADKKKQVTDHDIHALIQGTSHELHAHYQLDALQLQFVSNGLQSAVVVLKDKDGQTYQDSSIGTGSIVSIYNAVDRIFNIQPELIDYRIEAITEGSDAQAEVRVAIKFENEIFNGVGFDHDIIYASCKAYVEASSKAVTTRKEIEV; encoded by the coding sequence ATGAAAAGTCATATTCAAATTTTTGATACCACATTAAGAGATGGAGAACAAACCCCTGGCGTAAGTTTTTCATTTGATGAACGCTTAGCTATCGCTAAACAACTTGAGCTTTGGGGCGTAGATGTTATTGAAGCTGGATTCCCCGCTTCAAGTCAAGGCAGTTTTGACTCAGTTAAAGCCATCGCACAAACTTTAAAAAAAGCAACTGTAACAGGCTTAGCACGCTGCAAGCAATCTGATATTGATGCCGTTTATGAAGCGACTAAAGAAGCCGTCAATCCGTCAATTCATGTCTTTATCGCTACAAGTCCAATTCATTTGGAGTCAAAACTGAATATGACAGAAAGTGAAGTCCTCTCCTCTATTACACAACATGTGACGTACGCTAAAACATTATTCGACGTTGTACAGTTTTCACCTGAAGATGCGACACGCACCCCATTACCTTTTCTTATTGAAAGCGTTCAAGCTGCGGTAGATGCAGGTGCAACAGTAATTAATATACCGGACACTGTAGGATATAGTTATCCTACAGAATACGGACATATTTTCAAAACACTCATTGAAACAAACCAATCTGAAAATGAAATTATCTTTAGTGCGCATTGTCATGATGATCTTGGACTTGCGGTTGCAAATAGTATGGCTGCAATTGAAAATGGCGCCAAACGCATTGAAGGTGCAGTTAATGGGATTGGAGAACGTGCAGGCAATACTGCTCTTGAAGAGATAGCTTTAGCACTCTATGTACGTCAAGACCATTATAAAATCGAATCTAACATTCAGCTCAATCAAACAAAAGCCACTTCAGATTTAGTCGCACGCTATGCAGGACTAGCCGTTCCACGCAACAAAGCAATTGTAGGTAGAAATGCCTTTAGTCACGAATCAGGCATTCATCAAGACGGTTTCCTTAAAAATCCGGAAACATATGAAATTATGACCCCTCAATTAGTGGGTATCAAACAAACTGAGCTTCCACTTGGTAAATTATCCGGAAAACATGCTTTCCAAGAAAAATTAAAACAACTTGGTTATGACATTGACGCCGAAAAACAAAAAGTATTATTTAAAGCATTTAAAAATATTGCAGATAAGAAAAAACAAGTGACTGATCACGATATTCACGCGTTAATTCAAGGTACGTCACATGAATTACATGCGCATTATCAATTGGATGCTTTACAATTACAATTTGTTTCTAATGGGCTTCAAAGTGCTGTTGTCGTCTTAAAAGATAAAGACGGTCAAACCTATCAAGATTCAAGTATTGGTACAGGGTCAATAGTTTCTATCTATAATGCTGTAGATCGTATATTTAATATTCAACCTGAACTTATAGATTATCGTATCGAGGCGATTACTGAAGGCTCTGATGCACAAGCTGAAGTACGCGTAGCCATTAAGTTTGAAAATGAAATATTCAACGGTGTCGGTTTTGACCATGATATTATTTATGCTTCTTGTAAAGCTTACGTCGAAGCATCATCAAAAGCTGTCACAACTAGAAAGGAAATAGAGGTGTAG
- the ilvC gene encoding ketol-acid reductoisomerase, whose translation MTKVYYDQTVEKDALQGKKIAIIGYGSQGHAHAQNLKDNGYDVIIGIRPGRSFDQAKKDGFDVYPVNEATEQADVVMVLLPDEIQGEVYEQEIKPHLHAHNALAFAHGFNIHFNVIQPPEDVDVFLVAPKGPGHLVRRTFTEGSAVPALFAVHQDASGQARDIALSYAKGIGATRAGVLETSYKEETETDLFGEQAVLCGGVTRLIQSGFEVLVEEGYQPEIAYFEVLHEMKLIVDLLYEGGLENMRYSISNTAEFGDYVSGPRVITEDTKANMKAVLKDIQSGAFSDRFIQDNQNGFKEFKSMRQQQEDHQITQVGKDLREMMPFIKSKQIQK comes from the coding sequence ATGACAAAAGTATATTACGATCAAACTGTAGAAAAAGATGCGTTACAAGGTAAAAAAATTGCAATTATTGGTTATGGATCTCAAGGTCATGCCCATGCCCAAAACTTAAAAGATAACGGTTATGACGTCATTATTGGTATCCGTCCTGGTCGCTCTTTTGATCAAGCCAAAAAAGATGGCTTTGATGTCTATCCCGTAAATGAAGCGACTGAACAAGCAGATGTCGTAATGGTGTTATTACCTGATGAAATTCAAGGCGAGGTTTATGAACAAGAAATCAAACCGCATTTACACGCTCACAATGCACTTGCCTTTGCTCATGGTTTCAATATTCATTTCAATGTTATTCAGCCACCAGAAGATGTTGACGTATTTTTAGTTGCACCAAAAGGTCCAGGACATTTAGTAAGACGGACATTTACGGAAGGTTCAGCTGTTCCGGCTTTATTTGCGGTACATCAAGATGCCTCAGGCCAAGCTCGAGATATCGCTTTAAGTTATGCAAAAGGCATTGGGGCAACACGTGCAGGTGTGTTGGAGACATCGTACAAAGAAGAAACAGAAACAGATTTATTTGGTGAGCAAGCCGTTTTATGTGGCGGGGTTACACGATTGATTCAAAGTGGTTTTGAAGTGTTAGTTGAAGAAGGTTATCAACCTGAAATTGCCTATTTCGAAGTCTTACATGAAATGAAACTTATCGTAGACTTGCTCTATGAAGGCGGCCTAGAAAATATGCGCTACTCCATTTCTAACACAGCAGAATTCGGCGATTATGTTTCAGGTCCAAGAGTGATTACAGAAGATACAAAAGCCAATATGAAAGCGGTCTTGAAAGATATTCAATCTGGCGCTTTTAGTGATCGTTTTATTCAGGACAATCAAAATGGATTTAAAGAATTTAAATCTATGAGACAACAGCAAGAAGACCATCAAATTACTCAAGTTGGCAAAGATTTACGTGAAATGATGCCATTTATTAAGTCCAAGCAAATACAAAAGTAA
- the ilvN gene encoding acetolactate synthase small subunit, translating into MRRTFKLKVFDKAGTLNRLTSLFVRRQFNIVNIAASPTREEGLTEITFVADVPNEQVTRTIIQQLKKQVNTLIVEDITDTNTFNRELLLIKLKTPSDFSHFEKIIHPYDALVTILKEDQGYIYLQAAGPQYTLDNLLDDLSSLDIDQVSRSGTAGII; encoded by the coding sequence ATGAGACGCACATTCAAATTAAAAGTTTTTGATAAAGCTGGTACGCTCAATCGACTCACAAGCCTTTTTGTACGTCGTCAATTCAATATTGTGAATATCGCGGCCAGTCCAACACGTGAAGAAGGTTTAACTGAAATTACATTCGTAGCTGATGTGCCGAACGAACAAGTGACACGTACGATTATTCAACAACTCAAAAAACAAGTTAATACGCTCATTGTTGAAGATATTACAGATACTAATACATTCAATCGTGAATTGTTATTAATCAAACTTAAAACACCATCCGACTTTTCGCATTTTGAAAAAATCATTCATCCCTATGATGCGCTAGTGACCATTTTAAAGGAAGACCAAGGCTACATTTATTTACAAGCTGCAGGTCCACAATACACATTAGACAACCTTTTAGATGATCTATCATCATTGGATATTGACCAAGTCTCACGCTCAGGAACAGCAGGTATTATTTAA
- the ilvB gene encoding biosynthetic-type acetolactate synthase large subunit, producing the protein MEGNFMSKQEKIIDAIEFEPYTPEAELETPLLKSGSELLIDAFLEENVEYIFGYPGGAVLPLYDSFYEGRIPHILYRHEQGAVHAAEGYARVSGKPGVVVVTSGPGATNTLTGIADAYSDSLPLVVITGQVATPGIGKDAFQEADLLSMTTPITKHNYQINDVKEIPRIVKEAFYVANSGRKGPVVIDFPKDMGILATDTTHDATVHTPGYQVNEEPTIDEIQKLRDYLKSSHKPLILAGAGVNFSRANDALLKFVDRHQIPVATTLHGLGALPYEHPLFLGMGGMHGSYASNMAITECDLLINFGSRFDDRLASKPDEFAKNAKIIHVDIDPSEINKIIETDLGIVADVKLVLEQLLKFEGFSFKHQSWLEEVASFKRKHPFKYSNDNDETFSKPQRAIEYIGELTNGEALVSTDVGQHQMWVAQFYPFRSHGQLITSGGLGTMGFGIPSAIGAQFAEPDSTVVTFVGDGGFQMTNQELALLKEYQLNIKVVLINNGTLGMVKQWQDKFFSQRFSHSVFNDQPDFIKLVEAYGVKTYLVDTPSVLESKLEEAFNYEGPAFIEVRISPTEPVLPMVPSGKANHEMEGLL; encoded by the coding sequence ATGGAGGGAAATTTCATGTCAAAACAAGAAAAAATAATAGACGCAATTGAATTTGAACCCTATACGCCAGAGGCCGAGTTAGAAACACCATTGTTAAAGTCTGGTTCAGAATTACTCATCGATGCATTTTTAGAAGAAAACGTTGAATATATTTTTGGTTATCCTGGTGGTGCTGTTCTGCCATTGTACGATTCCTTTTACGAAGGGCGCATACCACATATTCTCTATCGTCACGAACAAGGAGCAGTACATGCAGCTGAAGGCTATGCACGAGTTAGTGGAAAACCCGGTGTAGTTGTTGTCACCAGTGGCCCTGGCGCTACCAATACGCTTACCGGTATTGCTGATGCCTATAGTGATTCCTTGCCCTTAGTCGTTATTACTGGACAAGTCGCTACACCAGGTATCGGTAAAGACGCTTTTCAAGAAGCGGATTTACTCTCTATGACTACACCAATCACTAAACACAATTATCAAATTAATGATGTTAAAGAAATTCCTAGAATTGTTAAAGAAGCCTTTTACGTTGCCAATTCTGGTCGCAAAGGACCTGTTGTTATTGACTTTCCAAAAGATATGGGAATCCTTGCGACAGACACAACGCATGATGCTACTGTTCATACGCCTGGATATCAAGTTAATGAAGAACCTACTATCGATGAAATTCAAAAATTACGTGACTATTTAAAGTCTTCACATAAACCTTTAATTTTAGCAGGTGCTGGCGTCAACTTTTCGCGTGCCAATGATGCTTTATTAAAATTTGTCGATCGACATCAAATCCCGGTAGCCACCACACTTCACGGCTTGGGCGCCCTCCCTTACGAACATCCTTTATTTTTAGGCATGGGCGGGATGCATGGTTCTTATGCTAGCAATATGGCCATTACTGAATGTGATTTACTCATTAACTTTGGCTCACGTTTTGATGATCGTCTTGCAAGTAAACCAGATGAGTTTGCAAAAAATGCAAAAATTATTCATGTAGATATTGACCCATCTGAAATTAATAAAATCATCGAAACTGATTTAGGCATTGTCGCAGATGTAAAACTCGTATTAGAACAACTTTTAAAGTTTGAAGGTTTTTCATTTAAACATCAGTCATGGTTAGAAGAAGTGGCAAGCTTTAAACGTAAGCATCCTTTTAAATATTCAAACGACAATGACGAAACATTTAGTAAACCGCAACGTGCGATTGAATATATTGGTGAACTGACAAACGGTGAAGCACTCGTTAGTACTGATGTAGGACAACATCAAATGTGGGTTGCGCAATTTTATCCTTTCCGTTCTCACGGCCAGTTAATCACTAGTGGCGGCTTAGGCACAATGGGATTTGGTATCCCCTCTGCCATCGGCGCACAATTTGCCGAACCAGATTCAACAGTAGTGACGTTTGTCGGTGATGGTGGGTTTCAAATGACAAATCAAGAATTAGCACTTCTAAAAGAATATCAACTCAACATTAAAGTCGTGCTTATCAATAACGGTACACTCGGAATGGTAAAACAGTGGCAAGATAAATTTTTTAGTCAGCGCTTCTCTCACTCAGTGTTTAATGATCAACCAGATTTTATAAAACTCGTTGAAGCATATGGCGTTAAGACCTATTTGGTCGATACACCTTCCGTGCTAGAGTCAAAACTGGAAGAAGCGTTTAATTACGAGGGCCCTGCATTTATTGAAGTAAGAATTTCGCCTACCGAACCTGTTTTACCAATGGTACCAAGTGGCAAAGCCAACCATGAAATGGAGGGGCTATTATGA
- the ilvD gene encoding dihydroxy-acid dehydratase, with amino-acid sequence MRSDMIKKGDHQAPARSLLHATGQIKSPTDMNKPFIAICNSYIDIVPGHVHLRELGDIAKKAIREAGGIPFEFNTIGVDDGIAMGHIGMRYSLPSREIIADAAETVINAHWFDGVFYIPNCDKITPGMLLAAMRTNVPAVFCSGGPMKAGLSSQGKALTLSSMFEAVGAFKEGNLSKEAFLEMEQNACPTCGSCSGMFTANSMNCLMEVLGLALPYNGTALAVGDERKRLIEQAAKQLVENVKNDLKPRDIVTKEAIDDAFALDMAMGGSTNTVLHTLAIANEAGIDYDLHRINEIAKKTPYLSKIAPSSSYSMEDVHLAGGVPAIINELMKKDDVLNADRITVTGKTLRENNEGKEIKNAEVIHRLDNPYDKEGGLSILYGNIAPDGAVIKVGGVDPSIKTFKGTAICFNSHDEAVKAIDNHTVRAGHVVVIRYEGPKGGPGMPEMLAPTSSIVGRGLGKDVALITDGRFSGATRGIAVGHISPEAASGGPIGLIEDGDEITIDLLNRTLDLHVDSQLLAERREHIAPFKAKVKTGYLARYTALVTSANTGGIMQVPEHLL; translated from the coding sequence ATGAGAAGTGACATGATTAAAAAAGGCGATCATCAAGCGCCAGCGAGAAGTCTTTTACACGCAACGGGACAAATTAAATCCCCTACTGATATGAATAAACCATTTATCGCGATATGTAATTCCTATATCGATATTGTCCCTGGACATGTCCATCTTAGAGAATTAGGCGATATTGCTAAAAAAGCTATTCGAGAAGCTGGAGGCATTCCTTTTGAATTTAATACTATCGGCGTCGATGATGGCATTGCAATGGGTCACATTGGAATGCGTTACTCCTTACCTAGTCGTGAAATTATCGCAGATGCTGCTGAAACGGTCATTAATGCCCATTGGTTTGATGGTGTATTCTACATTCCAAACTGCGACAAAATCACACCTGGTATGTTGCTTGCAGCGATGAGAACCAATGTTCCAGCAGTCTTTTGTTCAGGTGGTCCAATGAAAGCTGGTTTGTCCTCGCAAGGTAAAGCGTTAACTTTATCATCAATGTTTGAAGCAGTCGGTGCTTTTAAAGAAGGTAACTTATCTAAAGAAGCCTTTTTAGAAATGGAACAAAATGCATGTCCTACATGCGGTTCTTGCTCAGGAATGTTTACAGCCAATTCTATGAACTGTCTTATGGAAGTACTCGGTCTTGCGCTCCCTTACAATGGTACAGCACTCGCTGTTGGTGATGAACGTAAACGTCTGATTGAACAAGCAGCGAAACAACTTGTTGAAAATGTAAAAAATGATTTAAAACCAAGAGACATTGTCACAAAAGAAGCGATAGACGATGCTTTTGCGTTAGATATGGCCATGGGCGGTTCTACTAATACGGTTCTACATACATTAGCAATCGCAAATGAAGCAGGTATTGATTATGACTTGCATCGTATTAATGAAATTGCCAAAAAGACACCTTATTTATCAAAAATTGCGCCAAGCTCTTCATATTCTATGGAAGATGTACATCTAGCTGGCGGTGTACCTGCCATTATCAATGAATTAATGAAAAAAGATGACGTTTTAAATGCGGATCGTATCACAGTCACAGGTAAGACACTTCGAGAAAATAATGAAGGAAAAGAAATTAAAAATGCGGAGGTCATTCACCGACTGGACAATCCTTATGATAAAGAAGGTGGATTATCTATTCTCTATGGCAATATTGCTCCAGATGGTGCAGTCATTAAAGTTGGCGGCGTAGACCCAAGTATTAAAACTTTTAAAGGAACAGCGATTTGTTTTAATAGCCATGATGAAGCTGTGAAAGCGATTGATAATCATACTGTACGCGCTGGTCATGTCGTTGTTATTCGCTATGAAGGACCTAAAGGGGGACCAGGTATGCCTGAAATGTTAGCACCTACCTCTTCCATCGTAGGACGTGGATTAGGAAAAGATGTCGCTTTAATTACAGATGGTCGTTTTTCAGGGGCAACACGCGGAATTGCTGTAGGTCATATTTCTCCGGAAGCCGCTTCAGGTGGACCGATTGGACTGATTGAAGATGGTGATGAAATCACGATTGATTTACTCAATAGAACACTTGATTTACATGTAGATTCGCAACTTTTAGCAGAGCGTCGTGAACACATTGCACCATTTAAAGCTAAAGTCAAAACTGGTTACCTTGCACGGTACACAGCATTAGTGACAAGCGCTAATACCGGTGGCATCATGCAAGTCCCAGAACACTTACTTTAA